A DNA window from Gorilla gorilla gorilla isolate KB3781 chromosome 19, NHGRI_mGorGor1-v2.1_pri, whole genome shotgun sequence contains the following coding sequences:
- the ZMYND15 gene encoding zinc finger MYND domain-containing protein 15 isoform X2, translating into MSLPGGPVERVAASPGRAHLRGSHPRTHRARGAWPPAEPARARAALTSQPHPRTLHREIFTFEKWWRLQSGPGPCAAEDMEFVSGYRDEFLDFTALLFGWFRKFVAERGAVGTSLEGRCRHLEAQIRRLPQDPAFWVLHVLPNHSVGISLGQGAEPGPGPGLGTAWLLGDNPPLHLRDLSPYISFVSLEDGEEGEEEEEEDEEEEKREDGGARSTEKVEPKEDRELAPTSRKSPQETNPPGESEEAAREAGGGKDGCREDRVENKTRPQKRKGQRSEAAPLHVSCLLLVTDEHGTILGIDLLVDGAQGTASWGSGTENLAPRAYALLCHSMACPMGSGDPRKPRQLTVGDARLHRELESLVPRLGVKLAKTPMRTWGPRPGFTFASLRARTCHVCHRHSFEAKLTPCPQCSAVLYCGEACLQADWQRCPDDVSHRFWCPRLAAFMERAGELATLPFTYTAEVTSETFNKEAFLASRGLTRGYWTQLSMLIPGPGFSRHPRGNTPSLSLLPGGDPYQLLQGDGTALMPPVPPHPPQGVFVPELNIQNKQSLKIHVVEAGKEFDFVMVFWELLVLLPHVALELQFVGDGLPPESDKQHFTLQRDSLEVSVRPGSGISARPSSGTKEKGGRRDLQIKVSARPYHLFQGPKPDLVIGFNSGFALKDTWLRSLPRLQSLRVPAFFTESSEYGCVMDGQTMAVATGGGISPPQPNPFRSPFRLRAADNCMPWYCNAFIFHLVYKPAQGSGARPAPGPPPPSPTPSAPPALTRRRRGETKRGRGARRRK; encoded by the exons ATGAGCCTCCCGGGCGGCCCGGTGGAGAGAGTCGCCGCCAGCCCCGGCCGCGCGCACCTGCGGGGCAGCCACCCGCGGACGCACCGAGCCCGGGGGGCGTGGCCGCCCGCTGAGCCGGCGAGGGCTCGGGCAGCCCTGACGTCGCAGCCGCACCCGCGCACCCTCCACCGCGAGATATTTACCTTCGAAAAGTGGTGGCGGCTGCAG TCTGGGCCGGGGCCCTGTGCCGCTGAAGACATGGAGTTTGTGTCTGGATACCGGGATGAGTTCCTTGATTTCACTGCCCTTCTCTTCGGCTGGTTCCGAAAGTTTGTGGCAGAGCGTGGAGCTGTAGGGACTAGCCTTGAGGGCCGCTGCCGGCACCTGGAGGCCCAGATCAGAAGGCTGCCCCAGGACCCTGCCTTTTGGGTGCTCCATGTCCTGCCCAACCATAGTGTGGGCATCAGCCTGGGGCAAGGGGCAGAACCAGGTCCTGGACCAGGCCTGGGGACTGCCTGGCTCCTGGGAGACAACCCTCCACTCCACCTGCGAGACCTGAGCCCCTACATCAGCTTTGTCAGCCTAGAggatggggaggaaggggaggaggaagaggaggaagatgaagaagaagagaagagagaggacgGGGGTGCACGCAGCACAGAGAAGGTGGAACCAAAGGAGGATCGGGAGCTAGCCCCTACCAGCAGGAAGTCCCCCCAGGAAACAAACCCTCCAGGAGAGTCAGAGGAGGCTGCCCGGGAGGCAGGAGGTGGCAAGGATGGCTGCCGGGAGGACAGGGTGGAGAACAAAACAAGACCCCAGAAGAGGAAGGGACAGAGGAGTG AGGCTGCCCCCCTGCACGTTTCCTGTCTCTTACTTGTGACGGATGAGCATGGCACCATCTTGGGCATTGATCTGCTAGTGGATGGAGCCCAGGGAACCGCAAGCTGGGGCTCAGGGACCGAGAACCTGGCTCCTCGGGCCTATGCTCTCCTCTGTCACAGCATGGCCTGTCCCATGGGCTCTGGGGATCCCCGAAAGCCCCGACAGCTTACTGTGGGAGATGCCCGGCTGCATCG AGAGCTGGAGAGCTTGGTCCCAAGGCTAGGTGTGAAGTTAGCCAAAACCCCAATGCGGACATGGGGTCCCCGGCCAGGCTTCACCTTTGCTTCCCTTCGTGCTCGAACCTGCCATGTGTGTCACAGGCACAGCTTTGAAGCGAAGCTGACACCTTG CCCCCAGTGTAGTGCTGTCTTGTATTGTGGAGAGGCTTGTCTCCAGGCTGACTGGCAGCGGTGCCCAGATGATGTGAGCCACCGATTTTGGTGCCCAAGGCTTGCAGCCTTCATGGAGCGGGCAGGAGAACTGGCAACCCTGCCTTTTACCTACACCGCAG aGGTGACCAGTGAAACCTTCAACAAAGAGGCCTTCCTGGCCTCTCGGGGCCTCACTCGTGGCTACTGGACACAGCTCAGCATGCTGATTCCAGGCCCGGGCTTCTCCAGACACCCCCGAGGCAACACGCCATCCCTCAGCCTTCTTCCCGGTG GAGACCCCTACCAGCTTCTCCAGGGAGACGGGACTGCCCTGATGCCTCCTGTGCCCCCACATCCACCCCAGGGTGTTTTTG TCCCTGAGCTCAACATCCAAAACAAACAATCACTGAAGATCCATGTGGTGGAGGCCGGGAAGGAGTTTGACTTTGTCATGGTGTTTTGG GAGCTTTTGGTCCTGCTCCCCCATGTGGCCCTGGAGCTGCAGTTTGTAGGTGATGGCCTGCCCCCCGAAAGCGACAAGCAGCATTTTACCCTACAGAGG GACAGCCTGGAGGTGTCTGTCCGGCCTGGTTCCGGCATATCAGCACGGCCCAGCTCTGGCACTAAGGAGAAAGGGGGCCGCAGGGACCTgcagatcaaggtgtcagcaaggcccTACCACCTGTTCCAGGGGCCTAAGCCTGACCTGGTTATTG GATTTAACTCCGGGTTTGCTCTCAAGGATACGTGGCTGAGGTCTCTGCCCCGGTTACAG TCCCTCCGAGTGCCAGCCTTCTTCACCGAGAGCAGCGAGTACGGCTGTGTGATGGACGGCCAGACCATGGCAGTGGCCACTGGAGGGGGCATCAGCCCTCCCCAGCCCAACCCCTTCCGCTCCCCCTTTCGCCTCAGAGCGGCCGACAACTGCATGCCCTG GTACTGCAATGCCTTCATCTTCCACCTGGTTTACAAGCCTGCGCAAGGGAGCGGGGCCCGCCCGGCGCCCGGCCCCCCACCCCCGTCCCCAACTCCCTCTGCTCCTCCTGCCCTCACCCGAAGGCGCCGAGGAGAAACGAAACGTGGGCGGGGGGCCCGCCGGCGGAAATGA
- the MED11 gene encoding mediator of RNA polymerase II transcription subunit 11 produces the protein MATYSLANERLRALEDIEREIGAILQNAGTVILELSKEKTNERLLDRQAAAFTASVQHVEAELSAQIRYLTQVATGQPHEGSSYSSRKDCQMALKRVDYARLKLSDVARTCEQMLEN, from the exons ATGGCTACCTACAGCCTGGCGAACGAGAGACTACGCGCTCTGGAAGACATTGAACGGGAAATCGGCGCCATCCTTCAGAATGCAG GTACTGTGATCCTAGAATTGTCCAAGGAAAAAACTAACGAGCGGCTCCTAGACCGGCAGGCGGCGGCCTTCACCGCTTCAGTGCAACACGTGGAGGCGGAGCTGTCAGCTCAGATCCGCTACCTCACCCAG GTGGCCACAGGGCAGCCCCATGAGGGCTCCAGCTACTCTTCGAGGAAGGACTGTCAGATGGCTCTGAAGCGAGTGGACTATGCCCGCCTCAAGCTCAGTGATGTGGCTCGAACCTGTGAGCAGATGCTGGAGAACTAG
- the ZMYND15 gene encoding zinc finger MYND domain-containing protein 15 isoform X3 gives MSLPGGPVERVAASPGRAHLRGSHPRTHRARGAWPPAEPARARAALTSQPHPRTLHREIFTFEKWWRLQSGPGPCAAEDMEFVSGYRDEFLDFTALLFGWFRKFVAERGAVGTSLEGRCRHLEAQIRRLPQDPAFWVLHVLPNHSVGISLGQGAEPGPGPGLGTAWLLGDNPPLHLRDLSPYISFVSLEDGEEGEEEEEEDEEEEKREDGGARSTEKVEPKEDRELAPTSRKSPQETNPPGESEEAAREAGGGKDGCREDRVENKTRPQKRKGQRSEAAPLHVSCLLLVTDEHGTILGIDLLVDGAQGTASWGSGTENLAPRAYALLCHSMACPMGSGDPRKPRQLTVGDARLHRPQCSAVLYCGEACLQADWQRCPDDVSHRFWCPRLAAFMERAGELATLPFTYTAEVTSETFNKEAFLASRGLTRGYWTQLSMLIPGPGFSRHPRGNTPSLSLLPGGDPYQLLQGDGTALMPPVPPHPPQGVFGSWQDYYTWRGLSLDSPTAVLLTYPLTMYYVITHLVPQSFPELNIQNKQSLKIHVVEAGKEFDFVMVFWELLVLLPHVALELQFVGDGLPPESDKQHFTLQRDSLEVSVRPGSGISARPSSGTKEKGGRRDLQIKVSARPYHLFQGPKPDLVIGFNSGFALKDTWLRSLPRLQSLRVPAFFTESSEYGCVMDGQTMAVATGGGISPPQPNPFRSPFRLRAADNCMPWYCNAFIFHLVYKPAQGSGARPAPGPPPPSPTPSAPPALTRRRRGETKRGRGARRRK, from the exons ATGAGCCTCCCGGGCGGCCCGGTGGAGAGAGTCGCCGCCAGCCCCGGCCGCGCGCACCTGCGGGGCAGCCACCCGCGGACGCACCGAGCCCGGGGGGCGTGGCCGCCCGCTGAGCCGGCGAGGGCTCGGGCAGCCCTGACGTCGCAGCCGCACCCGCGCACCCTCCACCGCGAGATATTTACCTTCGAAAAGTGGTGGCGGCTGCAG TCTGGGCCGGGGCCCTGTGCCGCTGAAGACATGGAGTTTGTGTCTGGATACCGGGATGAGTTCCTTGATTTCACTGCCCTTCTCTTCGGCTGGTTCCGAAAGTTTGTGGCAGAGCGTGGAGCTGTAGGGACTAGCCTTGAGGGCCGCTGCCGGCACCTGGAGGCCCAGATCAGAAGGCTGCCCCAGGACCCTGCCTTTTGGGTGCTCCATGTCCTGCCCAACCATAGTGTGGGCATCAGCCTGGGGCAAGGGGCAGAACCAGGTCCTGGACCAGGCCTGGGGACTGCCTGGCTCCTGGGAGACAACCCTCCACTCCACCTGCGAGACCTGAGCCCCTACATCAGCTTTGTCAGCCTAGAggatggggaggaaggggaggaggaagaggaggaagatgaagaagaagagaagagagaggacgGGGGTGCACGCAGCACAGAGAAGGTGGAACCAAAGGAGGATCGGGAGCTAGCCCCTACCAGCAGGAAGTCCCCCCAGGAAACAAACCCTCCAGGAGAGTCAGAGGAGGCTGCCCGGGAGGCAGGAGGTGGCAAGGATGGCTGCCGGGAGGACAGGGTGGAGAACAAAACAAGACCCCAGAAGAGGAAGGGACAGAGGAGTG AGGCTGCCCCCCTGCACGTTTCCTGTCTCTTACTTGTGACGGATGAGCATGGCACCATCTTGGGCATTGATCTGCTAGTGGATGGAGCCCAGGGAACCGCAAGCTGGGGCTCAGGGACCGAGAACCTGGCTCCTCGGGCCTATGCTCTCCTCTGTCACAGCATGGCCTGTCCCATGGGCTCTGGGGATCCCCGAAAGCCCCGACAGCTTACTGTGGGAGATGCCCGGCTGCATCG CCCCCAGTGTAGTGCTGTCTTGTATTGTGGAGAGGCTTGTCTCCAGGCTGACTGGCAGCGGTGCCCAGATGATGTGAGCCACCGATTTTGGTGCCCAAGGCTTGCAGCCTTCATGGAGCGGGCAGGAGAACTGGCAACCCTGCCTTTTACCTACACCGCAG aGGTGACCAGTGAAACCTTCAACAAAGAGGCCTTCCTGGCCTCTCGGGGCCTCACTCGTGGCTACTGGACACAGCTCAGCATGCTGATTCCAGGCCCGGGCTTCTCCAGACACCCCCGAGGCAACACGCCATCCCTCAGCCTTCTTCCCGGTG GAGACCCCTACCAGCTTCTCCAGGGAGACGGGACTGCCCTGATGCCTCCTGTGCCCCCACATCCACCCCAGGGTGTTTTTG GCTCATGGCAGGATTACTACACATGGCGGGGCCTCAGCTTGGACTCCCCCACAGCCGTGCTTCTCACCTACCCGCTGACCATGTACTACGTCATCACCCACCTGGTGCCCCAGTCCT TCCCTGAGCTCAACATCCAAAACAAACAATCACTGAAGATCCATGTGGTGGAGGCCGGGAAGGAGTTTGACTTTGTCATGGTGTTTTGG GAGCTTTTGGTCCTGCTCCCCCATGTGGCCCTGGAGCTGCAGTTTGTAGGTGATGGCCTGCCCCCCGAAAGCGACAAGCAGCATTTTACCCTACAGAGG GACAGCCTGGAGGTGTCTGTCCGGCCTGGTTCCGGCATATCAGCACGGCCCAGCTCTGGCACTAAGGAGAAAGGGGGCCGCAGGGACCTgcagatcaaggtgtcagcaaggcccTACCACCTGTTCCAGGGGCCTAAGCCTGACCTGGTTATTG GATTTAACTCCGGGTTTGCTCTCAAGGATACGTGGCTGAGGTCTCTGCCCCGGTTACAG TCCCTCCGAGTGCCAGCCTTCTTCACCGAGAGCAGCGAGTACGGCTGTGTGATGGACGGCCAGACCATGGCAGTGGCCACTGGAGGGGGCATCAGCCCTCCCCAGCCCAACCCCTTCCGCTCCCCCTTTCGCCTCAGAGCGGCCGACAACTGCATGCCCTG GTACTGCAATGCCTTCATCTTCCACCTGGTTTACAAGCCTGCGCAAGGGAGCGGGGCCCGCCCGGCGCCCGGCCCCCCACCCCCGTCCCCAACTCCCTCTGCTCCTCCTGCCCTCACCCGAAGGCGCCGAGGAGAAACGAAACGTGGGCGGGGGGCCCGCCGGCGGAAATGA
- the ZMYND15 gene encoding zinc finger MYND domain-containing protein 15 isoform X1, whose product MSLPGGPVERVAASPGRAHLRGSHPRTHRARGAWPPAEPARARAALTSQPHPRTLHREIFTFEKWWRLQSGPGPCAAEDMEFVSGYRDEFLDFTALLFGWFRKFVAERGAVGTSLEGRCRHLEAQIRRLPQDPAFWVLHVLPNHSVGISLGQGAEPGPGPGLGTAWLLGDNPPLHLRDLSPYISFVSLEDGEEGEEEEEEDEEEEKREDGGARSTEKVEPKEDRELAPTSRKSPQETNPPGESEEAAREAGGGKDGCREDRVENKTRPQKRKGQRSEAAPLHVSCLLLVTDEHGTILGIDLLVDGAQGTASWGSGTENLAPRAYALLCHSMACPMGSGDPRKPRQLTVGDARLHRELESLVPRLGVKLAKTPMRTWGPRPGFTFASLRARTCHVCHRHSFEAKLTPCPQCSAVLYCGEACLQADWQRCPDDVSHRFWCPRLAAFMERAGELATLPFTYTAEVTSETFNKEAFLASRGLTRGYWTQLSMLIPGPGFSRHPRGNTPSLSLLPGGDPYQLLQGDGTALMPPVPPHPPQGVFGSWQDYYTWRGLSLDSPTAVLLTYPLTMYYVITHLVPQSFPELNIQNKQSLKIHVVEAGKEFDFVMVFWELLVLLPHVALELQFVGDGLPPESDKQHFTLQRDSLEVSVRPGSGISARPSSGTKEKGGRRDLQIKVSARPYHLFQGPKPDLVIGFNSGFALKDTWLRSLPRLQSLRVPAFFTESSEYGCVMDGQTMAVATGGGISPPQPNPFRSPFRLRAADNCMPWYCNAFIFHLVYKPAQGSGARPAPGPPPPSPTPSAPPALTRRRRGETKRGRGARRRK is encoded by the exons ATGAGCCTCCCGGGCGGCCCGGTGGAGAGAGTCGCCGCCAGCCCCGGCCGCGCGCACCTGCGGGGCAGCCACCCGCGGACGCACCGAGCCCGGGGGGCGTGGCCGCCCGCTGAGCCGGCGAGGGCTCGGGCAGCCCTGACGTCGCAGCCGCACCCGCGCACCCTCCACCGCGAGATATTTACCTTCGAAAAGTGGTGGCGGCTGCAG TCTGGGCCGGGGCCCTGTGCCGCTGAAGACATGGAGTTTGTGTCTGGATACCGGGATGAGTTCCTTGATTTCACTGCCCTTCTCTTCGGCTGGTTCCGAAAGTTTGTGGCAGAGCGTGGAGCTGTAGGGACTAGCCTTGAGGGCCGCTGCCGGCACCTGGAGGCCCAGATCAGAAGGCTGCCCCAGGACCCTGCCTTTTGGGTGCTCCATGTCCTGCCCAACCATAGTGTGGGCATCAGCCTGGGGCAAGGGGCAGAACCAGGTCCTGGACCAGGCCTGGGGACTGCCTGGCTCCTGGGAGACAACCCTCCACTCCACCTGCGAGACCTGAGCCCCTACATCAGCTTTGTCAGCCTAGAggatggggaggaaggggaggaggaagaggaggaagatgaagaagaagagaagagagaggacgGGGGTGCACGCAGCACAGAGAAGGTGGAACCAAAGGAGGATCGGGAGCTAGCCCCTACCAGCAGGAAGTCCCCCCAGGAAACAAACCCTCCAGGAGAGTCAGAGGAGGCTGCCCGGGAGGCAGGAGGTGGCAAGGATGGCTGCCGGGAGGACAGGGTGGAGAACAAAACAAGACCCCAGAAGAGGAAGGGACAGAGGAGTG AGGCTGCCCCCCTGCACGTTTCCTGTCTCTTACTTGTGACGGATGAGCATGGCACCATCTTGGGCATTGATCTGCTAGTGGATGGAGCCCAGGGAACCGCAAGCTGGGGCTCAGGGACCGAGAACCTGGCTCCTCGGGCCTATGCTCTCCTCTGTCACAGCATGGCCTGTCCCATGGGCTCTGGGGATCCCCGAAAGCCCCGACAGCTTACTGTGGGAGATGCCCGGCTGCATCG AGAGCTGGAGAGCTTGGTCCCAAGGCTAGGTGTGAAGTTAGCCAAAACCCCAATGCGGACATGGGGTCCCCGGCCAGGCTTCACCTTTGCTTCCCTTCGTGCTCGAACCTGCCATGTGTGTCACAGGCACAGCTTTGAAGCGAAGCTGACACCTTG CCCCCAGTGTAGTGCTGTCTTGTATTGTGGAGAGGCTTGTCTCCAGGCTGACTGGCAGCGGTGCCCAGATGATGTGAGCCACCGATTTTGGTGCCCAAGGCTTGCAGCCTTCATGGAGCGGGCAGGAGAACTGGCAACCCTGCCTTTTACCTACACCGCAG aGGTGACCAGTGAAACCTTCAACAAAGAGGCCTTCCTGGCCTCTCGGGGCCTCACTCGTGGCTACTGGACACAGCTCAGCATGCTGATTCCAGGCCCGGGCTTCTCCAGACACCCCCGAGGCAACACGCCATCCCTCAGCCTTCTTCCCGGTG GAGACCCCTACCAGCTTCTCCAGGGAGACGGGACTGCCCTGATGCCTCCTGTGCCCCCACATCCACCCCAGGGTGTTTTTG GCTCATGGCAGGATTACTACACATGGCGGGGCCTCAGCTTGGACTCCCCCACAGCCGTGCTTCTCACCTACCCGCTGACCATGTACTACGTCATCACCCACCTGGTGCCCCAGTCCT TCCCTGAGCTCAACATCCAAAACAAACAATCACTGAAGATCCATGTGGTGGAGGCCGGGAAGGAGTTTGACTTTGTCATGGTGTTTTGG GAGCTTTTGGTCCTGCTCCCCCATGTGGCCCTGGAGCTGCAGTTTGTAGGTGATGGCCTGCCCCCCGAAAGCGACAAGCAGCATTTTACCCTACAGAGG GACAGCCTGGAGGTGTCTGTCCGGCCTGGTTCCGGCATATCAGCACGGCCCAGCTCTGGCACTAAGGAGAAAGGGGGCCGCAGGGACCTgcagatcaaggtgtcagcaaggcccTACCACCTGTTCCAGGGGCCTAAGCCTGACCTGGTTATTG GATTTAACTCCGGGTTTGCTCTCAAGGATACGTGGCTGAGGTCTCTGCCCCGGTTACAG TCCCTCCGAGTGCCAGCCTTCTTCACCGAGAGCAGCGAGTACGGCTGTGTGATGGACGGCCAGACCATGGCAGTGGCCACTGGAGGGGGCATCAGCCCTCCCCAGCCCAACCCCTTCCGCTCCCCCTTTCGCCTCAGAGCGGCCGACAACTGCATGCCCTG GTACTGCAATGCCTTCATCTTCCACCTGGTTTACAAGCCTGCGCAAGGGAGCGGGGCCCGCCCGGCGCCCGGCCCCCCACCCCCGTCCCCAACTCCCTCTGCTCCTCCTGCCCTCACCCGAAGGCGCCGAGGAGAAACGAAACGTGGGCGGGGGGCCCGCCGGCGGAAATGA
- the CXCL16 gene encoding C-X-C motif chemokine 16 — translation MGRDLRPGSRVLLLLLLLLLVYLTQPGNGNEGSVTGSCYCGKRISSDSPPSLQFMNRLRKHLRAYHRCLYYTRFQFLSWSVCGGNKDPWVQELMSCLDLKECGHAYSGIVAHQKHLLPTSPPISQASEGASSDIHTPAQMLLSTLQSTQRPTLPVGSLSLDKELTRPNETTIHTAGHSLAVGPEAGENQKQPEKNAGPTARTSATVPVLCLLAIIFILTAALSYVLCKRRRGQSPQSSPGLPVHYIPVAPDSNT, via the exons ATGGGACGGGACTTGCGGCCCGGGTCCCGcgtgctcctgctcctgcttctGCTCCTGCTGGTGTACCTGACTCAGCCAG GCAATGGCAACGAAGGCAGCGTCACTGGAAGTTGTTATTGTGGCAAAAGGATTTCTTCTGACTCCCCGCCATCGCTTCAGTTCATGAATCGTCTCCGGAAACACCTGAGAGCTTACCATCGCTGTCTATACTACACCAG GTTCCAGTTCCTTTCCTGGAGCGTGTGTGGGGGCAACAAGGACCCATGGGTTCAGGAATTGATGAGCTGTCTTGATCTCAAAG aaTGTGGACATGCTTACTCGGGGATTGTGGCCCACCAGAAGCATTTACTTCCTACCAGCCCCCCAATTTCTCAGGCCTCAGAGGGGGCATCTTCAGATATCCACACCCCTGCCCAGATGCTCCTGTCCACCTTGCAGTCCACTCAGCGCCCCACCCTCCCAGTAGGATCACTGTCCTTGGACAAAGAGCTCACTCGTCCCAATGAAACCACCATTCACACTGCGGGCCACAGTCTGGCAGTTGGGCCTGAGGCTGGGGAGAACCAGAAGCAGCCGGAAAAAAATGCTGGTCCCACAGCCAGGACATCAGCCACAGTGCCGGTCCTGTGCCTCCTGGCCATCATCTTCATCCTCACCGCAGCCCTTTCCTATGTGCTGTGCAAGAGGAGGAGGGGGCAGTCACCGCAGTCCTCTCCAG GTTTGCCGGTTCATTATATACCTGTGGCACCTGACTCTAATACCTGA